Proteins co-encoded in one Malus domestica chromosome 09, GDT2T_hap1 genomic window:
- the LOC103443640 gene encoding GDSL esterase/lipase 1-like isoform X2, with protein sequence MASLRLRISILAFCTCLVIQCSCYGHSVLQKKHAALLIFGDSLYDPGNNNYINTTTDFQANWFPYGETFFKYPTGRFCDGRLIPDFLAQYAKLPFIPAYLQPGLNNYSNGVNFASGGAGALVESHQGFVTDLKTQISQFRKVEKLLRHKLGDAEAYTVLSKAVYIISIGSNDYISPLASNFSNEEYVGLVIGNLTIWIKKGGRKFGFSTLPPLNEIPSLRVHKPGDTSPSAEEVIPLVKLHNKALGKLLLKLKRELEGFKYSTIDLHTYLKQIINRPSKYGFSEGKTACCGSGPYGAINSCGGKRGVTKYQLCDNVAEYVFFDSFHPTEKVYRKLSKLWWRHNLKELFEV encoded by the exons ATGGCATCTTTGAGGTTAAGAATTTCTATCCTAGCTTTCTGTACTTGCCTAGTTATTCAGTGCAGCTGCTATGGCCATTCTGTGCTTCAGAAAAAGCATGCAGCCCTACTCATCTTTGGTGATTCACTTTATGATCCTGGAAATAATAACTACATAAACACCACCACTGATTTCCAGGCCAATTGGTTCCCATATGGTGAGACCTTCTTCAAGTATCCAACTGGCAGATTTTGCGATGGACGTTTAATCCCAGATTTTCTTG CTCAGTATGCCAAGTTACCATTTATACCAGCATATTTACAACCTGGGTTGAACAACTATTCTAATGGGGTGAACTTTGCTTCTGGTGGAGCTGGTGCTCTAGTTGAAAGTCATCAGGGATTT GTGACAGACCTTAAAACTCAAATAAGTCAATTCAGGAAGGTGGAGAAGCTGTTGAGGCACAAACTAGGTGATGCAGAAGCCTACACGGTGCTCTCCAAAGCTGTTTACATAATTAGCATTGGAAGCAATGACTATATTTCTCCCTTAGCATCCAATTTTAGCAATGAAGAATATGTTGGCTTGGTTATTGGCAACCTGACAATTTGGATCAAA AAAGGAGGAAGGAAATTTGGATTTTCAACCTTGCCGCCTCTCAATGAAATACCGAGCCTGAGAGTACATAAACCAGGGGACACAAGCCCCTCGGCGGAAGAAGTTATACCACTAGTGAAACTACACAATAAAGCACTTGGAAAACTCCTCCTAAAGCTGAAGAGAGAGCTCGAAGGATTCAAatactcaaccattgatctccatACATACCTAAAACAAATTATAAATCGTCCATCAAAATATG GCTTCAGTGAAGGAAAGACGGCATGTTGTGGCTCTGGTCCATACGGAGCAATTAATTCTTGTGGAGGGAAGAGAGGAGTGACTAAGTATCAGTTGTGTGACAATGTTGCTGAATATGTATTTTTCGACTCTTTCCATCCAACCGAAAAGGTTTACCGGAAACTATCCAAGTTATGGTGGAGGCATAACTTGAAGGAGCTATTTGAAGTTTAG
- the LOC103443640 gene encoding GDSL esterase/lipase 1-like isoform X1, with amino-acid sequence MASLRLRISILAFCTCLVIQCSCYGHSVLQKKHAALLIFGDSLYDPGNNNYINTTTDFQANWFPYGETFFKYPTGRFCDGRLIPDFLAQYAKLPFIPAYLQPGLNNYSNGVNFASGGAGALVESHQGFVTDLKTQISQFRKVEKLLRHKLGDAEAYTVLSKAVYIISIGSNDYISPLASNFSNEEYVGLVIGNLTIWIKEIYKKGGRKFGFSTLPPLNEIPSLRVHKPGDTSPSAEEVIPLVKLHNKALGKLLLKLKRELEGFKYSTIDLHTYLKQIINRPSKYGFSEGKTACCGSGPYGAINSCGGKRGVTKYQLCDNVAEYVFFDSFHPTEKVYRKLSKLWWRHNLKELFEV; translated from the exons ATGGCATCTTTGAGGTTAAGAATTTCTATCCTAGCTTTCTGTACTTGCCTAGTTATTCAGTGCAGCTGCTATGGCCATTCTGTGCTTCAGAAAAAGCATGCAGCCCTACTCATCTTTGGTGATTCACTTTATGATCCTGGAAATAATAACTACATAAACACCACCACTGATTTCCAGGCCAATTGGTTCCCATATGGTGAGACCTTCTTCAAGTATCCAACTGGCAGATTTTGCGATGGACGTTTAATCCCAGATTTTCTTG CTCAGTATGCCAAGTTACCATTTATACCAGCATATTTACAACCTGGGTTGAACAACTATTCTAATGGGGTGAACTTTGCTTCTGGTGGAGCTGGTGCTCTAGTTGAAAGTCATCAGGGATTT GTGACAGACCTTAAAACTCAAATAAGTCAATTCAGGAAGGTGGAGAAGCTGTTGAGGCACAAACTAGGTGATGCAGAAGCCTACACGGTGCTCTCCAAAGCTGTTTACATAATTAGCATTGGAAGCAATGACTATATTTCTCCCTTAGCATCCAATTTTAGCAATGAAGAATATGTTGGCTTGGTTATTGGCAACCTGACAATTTGGATCAAA GAAATATACAAGAAAGGAGGAAGGAAATTTGGATTTTCAACCTTGCCGCCTCTCAATGAAATACCGAGCCTGAGAGTACATAAACCAGGGGACACAAGCCCCTCGGCGGAAGAAGTTATACCACTAGTGAAACTACACAATAAAGCACTTGGAAAACTCCTCCTAAAGCTGAAGAGAGAGCTCGAAGGATTCAAatactcaaccattgatctccatACATACCTAAAACAAATTATAAATCGTCCATCAAAATATG GCTTCAGTGAAGGAAAGACGGCATGTTGTGGCTCTGGTCCATACGGAGCAATTAATTCTTGTGGAGGGAAGAGAGGAGTGACTAAGTATCAGTTGTGTGACAATGTTGCTGAATATGTATTTTTCGACTCTTTCCATCCAACCGAAAAGGTTTACCGGAAACTATCCAAGTTATGGTGGAGGCATAACTTGAAGGAGCTATTTGAAGTTTAG